From the genome of Gallus gallus isolate bGalGal1 chromosome 24, bGalGal1.mat.broiler.GRCg7b, whole genome shotgun sequence, one region includes:
- the RNF214 gene encoding RING finger protein 214 isoform X2, with translation MALEQAQAEGPAAAPPASLSAPESPGEAAPGGEAEPAALPGEAPAAEGEGEPGPGGGAEAAGQSEGAAEEHDPEAAPVKPSQNIAVQTDFKTADTDVNTDQDIEKNLDKMMSERALLKERYQEVLDKQRQVENQLQVQLKQLQQRREEEMKNHQEILKAIQAVTIKREETKKKMEKEKKEFLQKEQDLKAEIEKLCEKGRRLLKEQEEKENKIASLIAEQSDEKQLWEMELDKLKNQHNEINRNILEETERAWKAEILSLESRKELLVLKLEEAEKEAELHLTYLKSAPPTLETMRPKQEWEMRLNRIRMTKESVRDQFNDHIQMVRNGTKLSSLPQIPTPTLPPPPSETDFMLTAFQPNPSLTPRLPFPIGPVPVPMVMPSADPRALSFPLLNPAISRPNQPSPPLPASQGRNSPVVASLIGTHSPHMTPAASIPPPPGLGGVKVTPEFHRPQPADKLEKLLEKLLTRFPQCNKAQLTNILQQIKTARRTMAGLTMEELNQLVAAKLAEQQERAAAGAQPLSRIRAPMFSAPLPQISTPMFLPPAQVAYPGTASHTPAACKLCLMCQKLVQPSDLHPMACSHVLHKECIKFWAQTNTNDTCPFCPSLK, from the exons ATGGCGCTGGAGCAGGCGCAGGCCGAgggccccgccgccgcgccgcccgccaG CCTCTCCGCCCCGGAGAGCCCCGGCGAGGCGGCGCCTGGCGGAGAGGCGGAGCCCGCGGCCCTCCCCGGTGAGGCCCCGGCGGCGGAAGGCGAGGGGGAGCCCGGcccgggcggcggcgcggaggcCGCGGGGCAGAGCGAGGGGGCGGCGGAGGAGCACGACCCGGAGGCGGCGCCCGTGAAGCCCTCCCAGAACATCGCGGTGCAg ACCGACTTCAAAACGGCCGACACGGATGTGAACACAGATCAGGACATTGAGAAGAACCTG gacaaaatgatgtctgagaGGGCTTTGTTAAAGGAACGGTACCAAGAGGTGTTGGACAAACAGCGGCAAGTAGAGAACCAGCTGCAGGTGCAGCTTAAACAGCTCCAGCAGCGGAGggaagaagagatgaagaaCCACCAG GAGATTCTTAAAGCAATTCAGGCCGTTACGATCAAACGGGAAGAGACAAAgaagaagatggagaaagagaagaaagaattcctgcagaaagagcaggatctgaaagcagaaatcgAGAAACTCTGCGAGAAAGGCAGAAG GTTGctgaaggagcaggaggagaaggaaaacaagattgCTTCTCTGATTGCAGAGCAGTCTGACGAGAA GCAGCTATGGGAGATGGAGCTAGATAAGCTGAAGAACCAGCACAATGAAATCAACAGGAACATTCTCGAGGAGACAGAACGGGCCTGGAAAGCAGAG ATCCTGTCCCTGGAGAGCCGAAAGGAGCTGCTGGTGTTGAAACtagaagaagcagagaaagaagcagagctgcacctCACCTACCTCAA GTCTGCACCACCAACACTGGAGACCATGAGGCCAAAGCAGGAGTGGGAGATGAGGCTGAACAGGATACGAATGACCAAGGAAAGTGTCCGA gATCAGTTCAATGACCACATTCAGATGGTGAGAAATGGAACGAAGCTGAGCAGCCTCCCACAGATCCCAACCCCAACACTGCCACCTCCACCCTCAGAA acaGATTTCATGCTGACGGCATTCCAGCCCAACCCATCCCTTACTCCCAGGCTCCCGTTTCCCATAGGACCAGTTCCTGTTCCCATGGTCATGCCAAGCGCTGATCCTCGGGcactctcctttcctctcctgaaCCCTGCAATCTCCAGACCCAACCAGCCTTCCCCACCGCTGCCTGCATCCCAAGGAAGAAACAGCCCTGTTGTGGCATCGCTTATTGGCACACACAGTCCTCACATGACTCCTGCagcctccatccctcctccacCAGGCCTGGGAGGAGTTAAGGTCACTCCGGAGTTTCACAGGCCACAGCCAGCAGATAAGCTGGAGAAACTGCTGGAGAAGTTGTTGACTCGATTTCCACAGTGCAACAA ggcCCAGCTCACCAACATCCTGCAGCAGATCAAGACTGCTCGGAGGACAATGGCGGGTCTGACTATGGAGGAGCTGAACCAGCTGGTGGCAGCCAagcttgcagagcagcaggagcgggcagcagctggggctcaG CCTCTCAGTCGAATCAGGGCACCCATGTTTTCTGCTCCACTGCCTCAGATCAGCACGCCAATGttcctgcccccagcccaggTAGCTTACCCTGGAACAGCATCACAC ACCCCAGCTGCCTGTAAGCTGTGTCTCATGTGCCAGAAGCTTGTGCAGCCTAGCGACCTTCATCCCATGGCCTGCTCACATGTGCTGCACAAGGAG TGCATCAAATTTTGGGCACAAACCAACACAAATGACACTTGCCCCTTTTGTCCAAGTCTCAAATGA
- the RNF214 gene encoding RING finger protein 214 isoform X5, which produces MALEQAQAEGPAAAPPASLSAPESPGEAAPGGEAEPAALPGEAPAAEGEGEPGPGGGAEAAGQSEGAAEEHDPEAAPVKPSQNIAVQTDFKTADTDVNTDQDIEKNLDKMMSERALLKERYQEVLDKQRQVENQLQVQLKQLQQRREEEMKNHQEILKAIQAVTIKREETKKKMEKEKKEFLQKEQDLKAEIEKLCEKGRRLLKEQEEKENKIASLIAEQSDEKQLWEMELDKLKNQHNEINRNILEETERAWKAEILSLESRKELLVLKLEEAEKEAELHLTYLKSAPPTLETMRPKQEWEMRLNRIRMTKESVRDQFNDHIQMVRNGTKLSSLPQIPTPTLPPPPSETDFMLTAFQPNPSLTPRLPFPIGPVPVPMVMPSADPRALSFPLLNPAISRPNQPSPPLPASQGRNSPVVASLIGTHSPHMTPAASIPPPPGLGGVKVTPEFHRPQPADKLEKLLEKLLTRFPQCNKDRSSACDASHLDD; this is translated from the exons ATGGCGCTGGAGCAGGCGCAGGCCGAgggccccgccgccgcgccgcccgccaG CCTCTCCGCCCCGGAGAGCCCCGGCGAGGCGGCGCCTGGCGGAGAGGCGGAGCCCGCGGCCCTCCCCGGTGAGGCCCCGGCGGCGGAAGGCGAGGGGGAGCCCGGcccgggcggcggcgcggaggcCGCGGGGCAGAGCGAGGGGGCGGCGGAGGAGCACGACCCGGAGGCGGCGCCCGTGAAGCCCTCCCAGAACATCGCGGTGCAg ACCGACTTCAAAACGGCCGACACGGATGTGAACACAGATCAGGACATTGAGAAGAACCTG gacaaaatgatgtctgagaGGGCTTTGTTAAAGGAACGGTACCAAGAGGTGTTGGACAAACAGCGGCAAGTAGAGAACCAGCTGCAGGTGCAGCTTAAACAGCTCCAGCAGCGGAGggaagaagagatgaagaaCCACCAG GAGATTCTTAAAGCAATTCAGGCCGTTACGATCAAACGGGAAGAGACAAAgaagaagatggagaaagagaagaaagaattcctgcagaaagagcaggatctgaaagcagaaatcgAGAAACTCTGCGAGAAAGGCAGAAG GTTGctgaaggagcaggaggagaaggaaaacaagattgCTTCTCTGATTGCAGAGCAGTCTGACGAGAA GCAGCTATGGGAGATGGAGCTAGATAAGCTGAAGAACCAGCACAATGAAATCAACAGGAACATTCTCGAGGAGACAGAACGGGCCTGGAAAGCAGAG ATCCTGTCCCTGGAGAGCCGAAAGGAGCTGCTGGTGTTGAAACtagaagaagcagagaaagaagcagagctgcacctCACCTACCTCAA GTCTGCACCACCAACACTGGAGACCATGAGGCCAAAGCAGGAGTGGGAGATGAGGCTGAACAGGATACGAATGACCAAGGAAAGTGTCCGA gATCAGTTCAATGACCACATTCAGATGGTGAGAAATGGAACGAAGCTGAGCAGCCTCCCACAGATCCCAACCCCAACACTGCCACCTCCACCCTCAGAA acaGATTTCATGCTGACGGCATTCCAGCCCAACCCATCCCTTACTCCCAGGCTCCCGTTTCCCATAGGACCAGTTCCTGTTCCCATGGTCATGCCAAGCGCTGATCCTCGGGcactctcctttcctctcctgaaCCCTGCAATCTCCAGACCCAACCAGCCTTCCCCACCGCTGCCTGCATCCCAAGGAAGAAACAGCCCTGTTGTGGCATCGCTTATTGGCACACACAGTCCTCACATGACTCCTGCagcctccatccctcctccacCAGGCCTGGGAGGAGTTAAGGTCACTCCGGAGTTTCACAGGCCACAGCCAGCAGATAAGCTGGAGAAACTGCTGGAGAAGTTGTTGACTCGATTTCCACAGTGCAACAA GGACAGAAGCTCAGCATGTGATGCATCTCATTTGGATGACTGA
- the RNF214 gene encoding RING finger protein 214 isoform X1 — translation MALEQAQAEGPAAAPPASLSAPESPGEAAPGGEAEPAALPGEAPAAEGEGEPGPGGGAEAAGQSEGAAEEHDPEAAPVKPSQNIAVQTDFKTADTDVNTDQDIEKNLDKMMSERALLKERYQEVLDKQRQVENQLQVQLKQLQQRREEEMKNHQEILKAIQAVTIKREETKKKMEKEKKEFLQKEQDLKAEIEKLCEKGRRLLKEQEEKENKIASLIAEQSDEKQLWEMELDKLKNQHNEINRNILEETERAWKAEILSLESRKELLVLKLEEAEKEAELHLTYLKSAPPTLETMRPKQEWEMRLNRIRMTKESVRDQFNDHIQMVRNGTKLSSLPQIPTPTLPPPPSETDFMLTAFQPNPSLTPRLPFPIGPVPVPMVMPSADPRALSFPLLNPAISRPNQPSPPLPASQGRNSPVVASLIGTHSPHMTPAASIPPPPGLGGVKVTPEFHRPQPADKLEKLLEKLLTRFPQCNKAQLTNILQQIKTARRTMAGLTMEELNQLVAAKLAEQQERAAAGAQPLSRIRAPMFSAPLPQISTPMFLPPAQVAYPGTASHTPAACKLCLMCQKLVQPSDLHPMACSHVLHKEVSPSLLCTPSVFLNYGSQCRFPSWVPGRM, via the exons ATGGCGCTGGAGCAGGCGCAGGCCGAgggccccgccgccgcgccgcccgccaG CCTCTCCGCCCCGGAGAGCCCCGGCGAGGCGGCGCCTGGCGGAGAGGCGGAGCCCGCGGCCCTCCCCGGTGAGGCCCCGGCGGCGGAAGGCGAGGGGGAGCCCGGcccgggcggcggcgcggaggcCGCGGGGCAGAGCGAGGGGGCGGCGGAGGAGCACGACCCGGAGGCGGCGCCCGTGAAGCCCTCCCAGAACATCGCGGTGCAg ACCGACTTCAAAACGGCCGACACGGATGTGAACACAGATCAGGACATTGAGAAGAACCTG gacaaaatgatgtctgagaGGGCTTTGTTAAAGGAACGGTACCAAGAGGTGTTGGACAAACAGCGGCAAGTAGAGAACCAGCTGCAGGTGCAGCTTAAACAGCTCCAGCAGCGGAGggaagaagagatgaagaaCCACCAG GAGATTCTTAAAGCAATTCAGGCCGTTACGATCAAACGGGAAGAGACAAAgaagaagatggagaaagagaagaaagaattcctgcagaaagagcaggatctgaaagcagaaatcgAGAAACTCTGCGAGAAAGGCAGAAG GTTGctgaaggagcaggaggagaaggaaaacaagattgCTTCTCTGATTGCAGAGCAGTCTGACGAGAA GCAGCTATGGGAGATGGAGCTAGATAAGCTGAAGAACCAGCACAATGAAATCAACAGGAACATTCTCGAGGAGACAGAACGGGCCTGGAAAGCAGAG ATCCTGTCCCTGGAGAGCCGAAAGGAGCTGCTGGTGTTGAAACtagaagaagcagagaaagaagcagagctgcacctCACCTACCTCAA GTCTGCACCACCAACACTGGAGACCATGAGGCCAAAGCAGGAGTGGGAGATGAGGCTGAACAGGATACGAATGACCAAGGAAAGTGTCCGA gATCAGTTCAATGACCACATTCAGATGGTGAGAAATGGAACGAAGCTGAGCAGCCTCCCACAGATCCCAACCCCAACACTGCCACCTCCACCCTCAGAA acaGATTTCATGCTGACGGCATTCCAGCCCAACCCATCCCTTACTCCCAGGCTCCCGTTTCCCATAGGACCAGTTCCTGTTCCCATGGTCATGCCAAGCGCTGATCCTCGGGcactctcctttcctctcctgaaCCCTGCAATCTCCAGACCCAACCAGCCTTCCCCACCGCTGCCTGCATCCCAAGGAAGAAACAGCCCTGTTGTGGCATCGCTTATTGGCACACACAGTCCTCACATGACTCCTGCagcctccatccctcctccacCAGGCCTGGGAGGAGTTAAGGTCACTCCGGAGTTTCACAGGCCACAGCCAGCAGATAAGCTGGAGAAACTGCTGGAGAAGTTGTTGACTCGATTTCCACAGTGCAACAA ggcCCAGCTCACCAACATCCTGCAGCAGATCAAGACTGCTCGGAGGACAATGGCGGGTCTGACTATGGAGGAGCTGAACCAGCTGGTGGCAGCCAagcttgcagagcagcaggagcgggcagcagctggggctcaG CCTCTCAGTCGAATCAGGGCACCCATGTTTTCTGCTCCACTGCCTCAGATCAGCACGCCAATGttcctgcccccagcccaggTAGCTTACCCTGGAACAGCATCACAC ACCCCAGCTGCCTGTAAGCTGTGTCTCATGTGCCAGAAGCTTGTGCAGCCTAGCGACCTTCATCCCATGGCCTGCTCACATGTGCTGCACAAGGAGGTAAGTCCTTCCTTGCTATGTACACCTTCTGTGTTCCTTAATTACGGTTCCCAGTGCAGATTCCCTTCCTGGGTCCCTGGGCGTATGTAG
- the RNF214 gene encoding RING finger protein 214 isoform X3 produces the protein MALEQAQAEGPAAAPPASLSAPESPGEAAPGGEAEPAALPGEAPAAEGEGEPGPGGGAEAAGQSEGAAEEHDPEAAPVKPSQNIAVQTDFKTADTDVNTDQDIEKNLDKMMSERALLKERYQEVLDKQRQVENQLQVQLKQLQQRREEEMKNHQEILKAIQAVTIKREETKKKMEKEKKEFLQKEQDLKAEIEKLCEKGRRLLKEQEEKENKIASLIAEQSDEKQLWEMELDKLKNQHNEINRNILEETERAWKAEILSLESRKELLVLKLEEAEKEAELHLTYLKSAPPTLETMRPKQEWEMRLNRIRMTKESVRDQFNDHIQMVRNGTKLSSLPQIPTPTLPPPPSETDFMLTAFQPNPSLTPRLPFPIGPVPVPMVMPSADPRALSFPLLNPAISRPNQPSPPLPASQGRNSPVVASLIGTHSPHMTPAASIPPPPGLGGVKVTPEFHRPQPADKLEKLLEKLLTRFPQCNKAQLTNILQQIKTARRTMAGLTMEELNQLVAAKLAEQQERAAAGAQPLSRIRAPMFSAPLPQISTPMFLPPAQTPAACKLCLMCQKLVQPSDLHPMACSHVLHKEVSPSLLCTPSVFLNYGSQCRFPSWVPGRM, from the exons ATGGCGCTGGAGCAGGCGCAGGCCGAgggccccgccgccgcgccgcccgccaG CCTCTCCGCCCCGGAGAGCCCCGGCGAGGCGGCGCCTGGCGGAGAGGCGGAGCCCGCGGCCCTCCCCGGTGAGGCCCCGGCGGCGGAAGGCGAGGGGGAGCCCGGcccgggcggcggcgcggaggcCGCGGGGCAGAGCGAGGGGGCGGCGGAGGAGCACGACCCGGAGGCGGCGCCCGTGAAGCCCTCCCAGAACATCGCGGTGCAg ACCGACTTCAAAACGGCCGACACGGATGTGAACACAGATCAGGACATTGAGAAGAACCTG gacaaaatgatgtctgagaGGGCTTTGTTAAAGGAACGGTACCAAGAGGTGTTGGACAAACAGCGGCAAGTAGAGAACCAGCTGCAGGTGCAGCTTAAACAGCTCCAGCAGCGGAGggaagaagagatgaagaaCCACCAG GAGATTCTTAAAGCAATTCAGGCCGTTACGATCAAACGGGAAGAGACAAAgaagaagatggagaaagagaagaaagaattcctgcagaaagagcaggatctgaaagcagaaatcgAGAAACTCTGCGAGAAAGGCAGAAG GTTGctgaaggagcaggaggagaaggaaaacaagattgCTTCTCTGATTGCAGAGCAGTCTGACGAGAA GCAGCTATGGGAGATGGAGCTAGATAAGCTGAAGAACCAGCACAATGAAATCAACAGGAACATTCTCGAGGAGACAGAACGGGCCTGGAAAGCAGAG ATCCTGTCCCTGGAGAGCCGAAAGGAGCTGCTGGTGTTGAAACtagaagaagcagagaaagaagcagagctgcacctCACCTACCTCAA GTCTGCACCACCAACACTGGAGACCATGAGGCCAAAGCAGGAGTGGGAGATGAGGCTGAACAGGATACGAATGACCAAGGAAAGTGTCCGA gATCAGTTCAATGACCACATTCAGATGGTGAGAAATGGAACGAAGCTGAGCAGCCTCCCACAGATCCCAACCCCAACACTGCCACCTCCACCCTCAGAA acaGATTTCATGCTGACGGCATTCCAGCCCAACCCATCCCTTACTCCCAGGCTCCCGTTTCCCATAGGACCAGTTCCTGTTCCCATGGTCATGCCAAGCGCTGATCCTCGGGcactctcctttcctctcctgaaCCCTGCAATCTCCAGACCCAACCAGCCTTCCCCACCGCTGCCTGCATCCCAAGGAAGAAACAGCCCTGTTGTGGCATCGCTTATTGGCACACACAGTCCTCACATGACTCCTGCagcctccatccctcctccacCAGGCCTGGGAGGAGTTAAGGTCACTCCGGAGTTTCACAGGCCACAGCCAGCAGATAAGCTGGAGAAACTGCTGGAGAAGTTGTTGACTCGATTTCCACAGTGCAACAA ggcCCAGCTCACCAACATCCTGCAGCAGATCAAGACTGCTCGGAGGACAATGGCGGGTCTGACTATGGAGGAGCTGAACCAGCTGGTGGCAGCCAagcttgcagagcagcaggagcgggcagcagctggggctcaG CCTCTCAGTCGAATCAGGGCACCCATGTTTTCTGCTCCACTGCCTCAGATCAGCACGCCAATGttcctgcccccagcccag ACCCCAGCTGCCTGTAAGCTGTGTCTCATGTGCCAGAAGCTTGTGCAGCCTAGCGACCTTCATCCCATGGCCTGCTCACATGTGCTGCACAAGGAGGTAAGTCCTTCCTTGCTATGTACACCTTCTGTGTTCCTTAATTACGGTTCCCAGTGCAGATTCCCTTCCTGGGTCCCTGGGCGTATGTAG
- the RNF214 gene encoding RING finger protein 214 isoform X4, giving the protein MALEQAQAEGPAAAPPASLSAPESPGEAAPGGEAEPAALPGEAPAAEGEGEPGPGGGAEAAGQSEGAAEEHDPEAAPVKPSQNIAVQTDFKTADTDVNTDQDIEKNLDKMMSERALLKERYQEVLDKQRQVENQLQVQLKQLQQRREEEMKNHQEILKAIQAVTIKREETKKKMEKEKKEFLQKEQDLKAEIEKLCEKGRRLLKEQEEKENKIASLIAEQSDEKQLWEMELDKLKNQHNEINRNILEETERAWKAEILSLESRKELLVLKLEEAEKEAELHLTYLKSAPPTLETMRPKQEWEMRLNRIRMTKESVRDQFNDHIQMVRNGTKLSSLPQIPTPTLPPPPSETDFMLTAFQPNPSLTPRLPFPIGPVPVPMVMPSADPRALSFPLLNPAISRPNQPSPPLPASQGRNSPVVASLIGTHSPHMTPAASIPPPPGLGGVKVTPEFHRPQPADKLEKLLEKLLTRFPQCNKAQLTNILQQIKTARRTMAGLTMEELNQLVAAKLAEQQERAAAGAQPLSRIRAPMFSAPLPQISTPMFLPPAQTPAACKLCLMCQKLVQPSDLHPMACSHVLHKECIKFWAQTNTNDTCPFCPSLK; this is encoded by the exons ATGGCGCTGGAGCAGGCGCAGGCCGAgggccccgccgccgcgccgcccgccaG CCTCTCCGCCCCGGAGAGCCCCGGCGAGGCGGCGCCTGGCGGAGAGGCGGAGCCCGCGGCCCTCCCCGGTGAGGCCCCGGCGGCGGAAGGCGAGGGGGAGCCCGGcccgggcggcggcgcggaggcCGCGGGGCAGAGCGAGGGGGCGGCGGAGGAGCACGACCCGGAGGCGGCGCCCGTGAAGCCCTCCCAGAACATCGCGGTGCAg ACCGACTTCAAAACGGCCGACACGGATGTGAACACAGATCAGGACATTGAGAAGAACCTG gacaaaatgatgtctgagaGGGCTTTGTTAAAGGAACGGTACCAAGAGGTGTTGGACAAACAGCGGCAAGTAGAGAACCAGCTGCAGGTGCAGCTTAAACAGCTCCAGCAGCGGAGggaagaagagatgaagaaCCACCAG GAGATTCTTAAAGCAATTCAGGCCGTTACGATCAAACGGGAAGAGACAAAgaagaagatggagaaagagaagaaagaattcctgcagaaagagcaggatctgaaagcagaaatcgAGAAACTCTGCGAGAAAGGCAGAAG GTTGctgaaggagcaggaggagaaggaaaacaagattgCTTCTCTGATTGCAGAGCAGTCTGACGAGAA GCAGCTATGGGAGATGGAGCTAGATAAGCTGAAGAACCAGCACAATGAAATCAACAGGAACATTCTCGAGGAGACAGAACGGGCCTGGAAAGCAGAG ATCCTGTCCCTGGAGAGCCGAAAGGAGCTGCTGGTGTTGAAACtagaagaagcagagaaagaagcagagctgcacctCACCTACCTCAA GTCTGCACCACCAACACTGGAGACCATGAGGCCAAAGCAGGAGTGGGAGATGAGGCTGAACAGGATACGAATGACCAAGGAAAGTGTCCGA gATCAGTTCAATGACCACATTCAGATGGTGAGAAATGGAACGAAGCTGAGCAGCCTCCCACAGATCCCAACCCCAACACTGCCACCTCCACCCTCAGAA acaGATTTCATGCTGACGGCATTCCAGCCCAACCCATCCCTTACTCCCAGGCTCCCGTTTCCCATAGGACCAGTTCCTGTTCCCATGGTCATGCCAAGCGCTGATCCTCGGGcactctcctttcctctcctgaaCCCTGCAATCTCCAGACCCAACCAGCCTTCCCCACCGCTGCCTGCATCCCAAGGAAGAAACAGCCCTGTTGTGGCATCGCTTATTGGCACACACAGTCCTCACATGACTCCTGCagcctccatccctcctccacCAGGCCTGGGAGGAGTTAAGGTCACTCCGGAGTTTCACAGGCCACAGCCAGCAGATAAGCTGGAGAAACTGCTGGAGAAGTTGTTGACTCGATTTCCACAGTGCAACAA ggcCCAGCTCACCAACATCCTGCAGCAGATCAAGACTGCTCGGAGGACAATGGCGGGTCTGACTATGGAGGAGCTGAACCAGCTGGTGGCAGCCAagcttgcagagcagcaggagcgggcagcagctggggctcaG CCTCTCAGTCGAATCAGGGCACCCATGTTTTCTGCTCCACTGCCTCAGATCAGCACGCCAATGttcctgcccccagcccag ACCCCAGCTGCCTGTAAGCTGTGTCTCATGTGCCAGAAGCTTGTGCAGCCTAGCGACCTTCATCCCATGGCCTGCTCACATGTGCTGCACAAGGAG TGCATCAAATTTTGGGCACAAACCAACACAAATGACACTTGCCCCTTTTGTCCAAGTCTCAAATGA